From the genome of Bacteroidota bacterium:
AGGTGTGGATTTCATTTACCTCGATTCTCAGGACGTTGTACGTCACCGACTGGTAAAAGAAATCATTGAAGCATACAACAAATAATCAATGTCAAATACAATGAATCCAATAGCTGAATCTATTCCCGAAACAGCTTTTCAGTTGCCCGGACAGACTGCCTTTTACAAAGGAAAAGTAAGAGACGTGTATACCATCAGGGATAAATACCTGGTAATGGTTGTGAGTGATAGAATTTCCGCGTTCGATGTTGTATTACCCAGAGCAATTCCTTTCAAAGGACAGGTTCTGAACGGCATCGCAGCGAAAATGCTGAAGGCTACCGCTGATATAATTCCCAATTGGGTTATTGATGTACCGGATCCAAATGTGACAATCGGAAAGGTTTGTTCCCCTTTCAAAGTTGAGATGGTAATTCGTGGTTATCTGTCAGGTCATGCCTGGAGAGAATATCAGCAGGGTAAACGCATGCTTTGCGGAGTAAGAATGCCCGATGGAATGAAAGAGAATGATAAATTTCCTCGTCCTATTATTACTCCGACTACCAAAGCAGCTTTTGGACATGATATGGATATTTCCGCAAAAGATATTGTTGAGAAAGGAATTGTCAATCGTTCTGATTATGAAGCTTTGGAAAATTATACCCATGCCATTTTTAAACGTGGTTCAGAACTTGCC
Proteins encoded in this window:
- a CDS encoding phosphoribosylaminoimidazolesuccinocarboxamide synthase; protein product: MNPIAESIPETAFQLPGQTAFYKGKVRDVYTIRDKYLVMVVSDRISAFDVVLPRAIPFKGQVLNGIAAKMLKATADIIPNWVIDVPDPNVTIGKVCSPFKVEMVIRGYLSGHAWREYQQGKRMLCGVRMPDGMKENDKFPRPIITPTTKAAFGHDMDISAKDIVEKGIVNRSDYEALENYTHAIFKRGSELAEKQGLILVDTKYEFGKSGDVITLIDEIHTPDSSRYFYADGYEERQQKGEAQKQLSKEFVRQWLIENNFQGKEGQVVPEMSDEWVDTISGRYIELYEKLIGEKFPKQETANPIQRIEKNILTSLGRLS